GATTAATGCGAGTAATCTTTGTTCTGAAATTGCATTACCATCTTCACAAGAAGAGTCATTTGTTTGTTGCTTATCTTCTATGAATTTAGAATTATACGATGAGTGGAAGAATACAGAAGCTGTGAAACTGGCGATCTATTTTCTAGATGCTGTAATGTCCGAATTTATAGAGAAAACAGCGGGTAATTATTACCTAACAGCTGCACATAACTTTGCTAAGAATCATAGAGCCTTAGGATTAGGAGTAATGGGATGGCATTCTTACTTGCAGAAGAATAGAATTTCTTTTGAAAGTTTGGATGCAAAATCGCTAACGAATAAAATCTTTAAAGGAATTCAAGAAAATGCAAATAAGGCATCTGAGGAATTGGCATTGATTTATGGTGAGCCTGAAGTTTTAAAAGGATATGGTAGAAGGAATACGACTCTACTTTCTATTGCTCCAACTACTACATCTTCTGCGATTCTTGGTCAAACTTCACCAGGTATTGAGCCATATAGTAGTAACTATTATAAAGCAGGATTAGCTAAAGGAAATTTTGTCAGAAAGAACAAATATTTAAAACAACTTCTCATAGAGAAAGGGATTGACAATGAAGATACTTGGCGAGATATCATGCTACATAATGGAAGCGTTCAACACATTGCAGAATTTTCCGAAGAGGAGAAAGATATCTTTAAAACTTTCAAAGAAATTAGCCAATATGAGATTATCCTTCAAGCATCAATAAGACAAAAATATATTGATCAAGCTCAGAGTTTAAATATTAATATACCATCCACTCTTCCGGTTAAAGATGTAAATTCTTTGATTATTGAGGCATGGAGAATGGGAGTGAAAACACTTTATTATCAACGTAGCCAATCGGTGTCTAAAGAAAAGATAAACGAGTTGGTAGTTTGTAAAAGTTGTGAGGCATAGACCTTATTTTCGCTTTAATAATAAAGGGGCAAATATTTTCGCCCCTTTTTTTATCTTTCAAATACTGAATTATTTAGAGATAATCTTAAACTCAGTACGTCTATTTTCTTGGTGAGCAGCCTCACGATCTTCTTTTCGTTTCATTTGAGCAATTTGAGCATCGGTTACAATAGGGCGTTCAGAAGCATATCCTGCCGAAGTTAAACGATCCGCACTAATACCACGAGCAATTAAATAATCAACCACTGCTTTTGCTCTATTTTGAGACAATGTTTTATTGTGAGCAACAGAACCTCTGGAGTCGGTATGACCACTAATTTCAATTTTAATGGTTGGATTCTCCTTCAATAAAGCAGTTAAACGAGCAAGTTCATTCTCAGATTCTGGACGTAGTGAATATTTATCTAAATCAAAGAAAATGTTACGTAATACGATAGATTTACCCACATCAATTTTCTTTAAATCTATGTCTTTTTCAACTTCTTTGTATCCCTCTTCTTTTTTTACTTCAAAGTTTTCAGAGTGGAACAAGTAACCGTCAGCCTTAACTGCGATACCATAGTTTCTTCCACCTGGCAGGGAAACCAAATAACGCCCAGTTTTACTGTCAGAAGTGAATTCAGCAACTGTTTGTCCGGTAGTATTGTCAACTAAAATAATGTTTGCTTTTAATGGCTCTCGGGTTGTTTCATCTCGAACAACTCCTTTTAGAATCATTAAATTTCCTGTTGAAACTTCTACTTTAGGCTCTATTTGGATAGCACGTGTTGGTGTGCTTGCATTGGCTAGAAGCATGTCCTCCCCACTTAAAATAGGCTCTTTCTTAGGACCTAATAAAGTAACTTTATACAAATCCTTATCACCAATTCCATCTTCTCTAAAAGAGGTCATGTAGGCATCTCGTCCGTTTGCCGCGACAACAAAGAAAACGTCGTCATCTGGGGTATTGATTGGATAACCTAAGTTTTCGGGATTAGACCAAGATCCATCATCTTGTTTAACAGATTTAAATACATCATATCCTCCCATGGAATTGTGACCTTTAGAAGAGAAATAGATTGTTTTTCCATCAGGGTGTACATAGATTCCATCCTCGTTGTATGGAGTATTTATATTATCTGGTAAACGTTGCACATTCCCCCAATCTTTTTTAGCCTCATCCCATGTTGCTACAAAAATATCACGGTCTCCCGGTTCACTCCCTGAACGTGGGCGTTCACTAATAAAATAGAGTTGTTTACCATCTGGAGTGTACCAAGCAGAAGCTTCATGGTATTTACTGCAAATCTCTTTATTGAATTTTTGAGGTTTACTCCATACACCTTCTTGCCTTACACTCTCATACAAATTCCCATCTCCTTTATCATCAATATATACAATCATCTTACTTCCATCAGGATTTAATGCAACTGCCGCATCGTGACCTTTTGTATTAATAGGCGTCCCTACGTTTTTTGCTGGAGCCCAATCTTTAGAATTGTATCTATTGGAAGTATATACATCTTCATAATATCCATCTGTAAACTCATCAATTCCACCACCTGTTGTGTTAGGTCGTCGGCTTGTATAGTAAATTTCCATAGCATCAGCCGTCATAATCATCCCATAATCAGGATAAGCTGAATTCACATTTGAACCCATGTTATCAATCCAAACACGCACAGGAGTAGTTACTAATTTTTTACCGGAGTTACATTCAAATATTTTCTTCTGAACATCCTGACCTTTAGCTACATCTTTTGGATTAATCACTTTCTTATATGCTTCATAATGCTCAATAGCCTTATCCCATTCCATTTTTAAATGGTAACCTCTTCCAAGATAGTAATGAATGTCTGGAAAAATCCCTGCGTTTAATTTAAAAGCATTCTGAAAATATTCTAATGCTTTAAACTTCTGAGGAGTATTCAAATAACATATTCCAATATTGTAGTTTAAAATAGAAAATTTTGGATTAAACTGTTGTGCTAATAAATATTCCTTTAAGGCAGCATTATAGTGAGGAAAAGGCATAATGCCCATTAGTCTATCACCTTCTTTCAAATGAGCTTCGGCTTCTTTGAAAGCTCCTTTATCATCTTTAAAATTCTTCTTGTCAAAGGTTACTTCTTGAGAATATGAAATATAACCAATGGTGAATATCGTAAGTATCGCTAGTATCTTCTTCATTATTTCTCAATTAAACTTTTACAACCATTTTTTTCATAGTGCTGATTAGCTACATGTACGCCTAAATCAGCGGCAGTACTCCAATCTTTACATGCTTCTATCTCTTTTCTCAACATTTCGTATGCAATTGCTCTGTTATAAAAAGCGGCACCATAGTTTTCGTCTAACTTGATAGCTTTGGTACTATATTCCACTACTTTATTATAGTCTTCCATAGCCATGTAAACACCTGCTAGATTATTAAAACCAATTGCATATTCTGGCTTTAATTGATTCACCTTTTTAAAATCAGTAATAGCATCTTGATAATCTCCTTTTTCATATTTTGCATATCCTCTATTATTCCATGCTAAATAATTATCTGATTCAATCAAAATGGCTTTGTCATAACTCTTAATAGCTAAATCATATTTCTTTTGCTCACGGTATAAACTTCCTAAATTATTATAGGCTAATCCTGATTTTTTGTTTACTTCAGCTGCTGTATTGTAATCACTAATAGCTTTATCAATATTGCCACTTAACTTGTAAGCACTTCCTCTATCGTTATATGCATCAGCAGCCTTTGGGTCTATTAAAATTACTTTGGAAAAATCTGTAATTGCATCATCATATTTTTCAAGTTTAAAATATTGAATTCCACGCTGATAATAATATTTCTTTTCTCCAGATTGACGTTCAATGGCTTTTGTGTAGAAGCTAATTGCTGTTTCAAGACTATCTTGTGATTCTGCCATCAAGCCAATTTCATAGAACGGTTCCCCAGAGTTTTTGTCTAATTCGGCAATGTGTATAAATGTATTCTTGGCTTGTTCAGAATTATTATTAGCTAAATAGGTATTAGCTAAGTTTTTATACGCTTCATAAAAATTAGGGGAAATGCTAATTGCCTTTTCAAATTGCTCAATAGCAACTCGATAGTTTTTACTTTCAAATGCAGAAATCCCTTGATTATAGGCCTCTTGTGCTTCAGGTTTAATAGCTGTAGAATCAATTTCCACATTGGAAGCAACAACCATTTTTACTTCCTCTTCTTCTTGAGCTAGTAAACAAAAGCTTGAAAAAGTGAGCAGCATGGTAATACTCAATTTGTATAAATTCATATAGTTTTATTTTCGTAATTTGTAATATAGATTTCTAATATAACAAGATTTTCTTTGAAAATACTGTGCCGAAACTATTTTTTAGATGATTTGTGTAAAATATTCGATGATTCGTATTAAAACCGAAGGAGTTTCTTAAATAATTTTAAGTTTTTCTCAGTATTAAACTTGTATTTTAACTTAGGATCTATCCAGGTAGCTTTATGTACAACACCTTTGTAATGGGTAAAGGCATCAAACCCAGATTTTCCGTGATAACTTCCTACGCCACTGTCTCCCACACCTCCAAAGGGAAGATAGGTATTTGTAATATGCATTACGGTATCATTAACCATCCCTCCTCCAAATGAAATTCGGGAGATTATTTCATTTTGTATAGTTTTTGAATTTGAAAAAATATAGCAAGACAATGGTTTAGGAAGTAAACTCACTTTCTCGATTACTTCCAAAAGGTTATTGTATGAAATTACGGGTAAGATTGGTCCAAATATTTCTTCTTGCATTATAGCATCAGAAAACGCAATATTGTGTAAAATAGTTGGTGCCAAAATTCTTTGCGCTATATCAGATGTTTCTTGGTAAAAAATCTTTTCTTCAGGGATTAATTTTGATAAACGCTCCAGATGTCGTTCATTGATAATCTGTGTATAATTTCCATCTCTTACGGTGTAGTTTATTGCTGTGATACGATTCTTTAATTTCTCTAAAAAACTATCGTGAATAGCTTGATCCACTAATATATAATCAGGAGCAATACAAGTTTGACCTGCATTAAGAAATTTGCCCCATACAATACGATTTACAGCAATATCTATGTTACAATCTTTGGTGACAAACGCAGGACTCTTCCCGCCTAATTCCAGGGTTACAGGGGTTAGATGTTTTGCAGCTGCTTGATACACAATTTTCCCAACTTGTGTACTGCCCGTAAAGAAGATCTTATCCCATTTGAATTCTAGCAGGGAAGTTACAATTTCCGCATCTCCTTCAATCACATGAAAGAAAGCTTTATCAAAATGTTGATTAATGAGTTTGGCAAGTA
The DNA window shown above is from Brumimicrobium sp. and carries:
- a CDS encoding aldehyde dehydrogenase family protein, translated to MNTDYTEIYNAQKQTFLSGVTKEIDFRKKQLLKLKNILLTHEDQLCKAVYQDFNKSKYDVITTEIGLLQHDIRDALSHIQSWSKKKRVKTNLLNLPARSYIYPEPYGQSLIIGAWNYPLLLSLAPCIAAIAAGNTVVLKPSEIAQHTSNVLAKLINQHFDKAFFHVIEGDAEIVTSLLEFKWDKIFFTGSTQVGKIVYQAAAKHLTPVTLELGGKSPAFVTKDCNIDIAVNRIVWGKFLNAGQTCIAPDYILVDQAIHDSFLEKLKNRITAINYTVRDGNYTQIINERHLERLSKLIPEEKIFYQETSDIAQRILAPTILHNIAFSDAIMQEEIFGPILPVISYNNLLEVIEKVSLLPKPLSCYIFSNSKTIQNEIISRISFGGGMVNDTVMHITNTYLPFGGVGDSGVGSYHGKSGFDAFTHYKGVVHKATWIDPKLKYKFNTEKNLKLFKKLLRF
- a CDS encoding tetratricopeptide repeat protein, which gives rise to MNLYKLSITMLLTFSSFCLLAQEEEEVKMVVASNVEIDSTAIKPEAQEAYNQGISAFESKNYRVAIEQFEKAISISPNFYEAYKNLANTYLANNNSEQAKNTFIHIAELDKNSGEPFYEIGLMAESQDSLETAISFYTKAIERQSGEKKYYYQRGIQYFKLEKYDDAITDFSKVILIDPKAADAYNDRGSAYKLSGNIDKAISDYNTAAEVNKKSGLAYNNLGSLYREQKKYDLAIKSYDKAILIESDNYLAWNNRGYAKYEKGDYQDAITDFKKVNQLKPEYAIGFNNLAGVYMAMEDYNKVVEYSTKAIKLDENYGAAFYNRAIAYEMLRKEIEACKDWSTAADLGVHVANQHYEKNGCKSLIEK
- a CDS encoding OmpA family protein, producing MKKILAILTIFTIGYISYSQEVTFDKKNFKDDKGAFKEAEAHLKEGDRLMGIMPFPHYNAALKEYLLAQQFNPKFSILNYNIGICYLNTPQKFKALEYFQNAFKLNAGIFPDIHYYLGRGYHLKMEWDKAIEHYEAYKKVINPKDVAKGQDVQKKIFECNSGKKLVTTPVRVWIDNMGSNVNSAYPDYGMIMTADAMEIYYTSRRPNTTGGGIDEFTDGYYEDVYTSNRYNSKDWAPAKNVGTPINTKGHDAAVALNPDGSKMIVYIDDKGDGNLYESVRQEGVWSKPQKFNKEICSKYHEASAWYTPDGKQLYFISERPRSGSEPGDRDIFVATWDEAKKDWGNVQRLPDNINTPYNEDGIYVHPDGKTIYFSSKGHNSMGGYDVFKSVKQDDGSWSNPENLGYPINTPDDDVFFVVAANGRDAYMTSFREDGIGDKDLYKVTLLGPKKEPILSGEDMLLANASTPTRAIQIEPKVEVSTGNLMILKGVVRDETTREPLKANIILVDNTTGQTVAEFTSDSKTGRYLVSLPGGRNYGIAVKADGYLFHSENFEVKKEEGYKEVEKDIDLKKIDVGKSIVLRNIFFDLDKYSLRPESENELARLTALLKENPTIKIEISGHTDSRGSVAHNKTLSQNRAKAVVDYLIARGISADRLTSAGYASERPIVTDAQIAQMKRKEDREAAHQENRRTEFKIISK
- a CDS encoding ribonucleoside-diphosphate reductase subunit alpha, with amino-acid sequence MKRLWWLNEESEQILNRGYLLKGETPQKAIERIANAAAKRLYKPELAEAFIEMIEKGWMSLSSPIWANMGTERGLPISCFNVHVPDNIEGITGKLGEVIMQTKIGGGTSGYFGELRERGSAVTDNGKSSGAVSFMKLFDTAMDTISQGGVRRGAFAAYLDIDHPDIEEFLEIKNIGSPIQNLFNAVCVQDYWMQEMIDGDTEKRKVWAKVLQSRQEKGLPYIFFTDNVNRNKPQVYKDKGMMINASNLCSEIALPSSQEESFVCCLSSMNLELYDEWKNTEAVKLAIYFLDAVMSEFIEKTAGNYYLTAAHNFAKNHRALGLGVMGWHSYLQKNRISFESLDAKSLTNKIFKGIQENANKASEELALIYGEPEVLKGYGRRNTTLLSIAPTTTSSAILGQTSPGIEPYSSNYYKAGLAKGNFVRKNKYLKQLLIEKGIDNEDTWRDIMLHNGSVQHIAEFSEEEKDIFKTFKEISQYEIILQASIRQKYIDQAQSLNINIPSTLPVKDVNSLIIEAWRMGVKTLYYQRSQSVSKEKINELVVCKSCEA